A window of the Stigmatella aurantiaca genome harbors these coding sequences:
- a CDS encoding cold-shock protein, whose protein sequence is MATGTVKWFNDAKGFGFITQDGGGEDLFCHHTAIQTQGFRSLQEGQKVEFDVARGPKGLQAQNVRPI, encoded by the coding sequence ATGGCAACTGGTACCGTGAAGTGGTTCAACGACGCGAAGGGCTTTGGGTTCATCACGCAGGACGGCGGCGGCGAGGATCTCTTCTGCCACCACACTGCGATTCAGACCCAGGGCTTCCGCAGCCTGCAGGAGGGCCAGAAGGTGGAGTTCGACGTGGCCCGCGGCCCCAAGGGCCTTCAGGCGCAGAACGTCCGCCCGATCTAA
- a CDS encoding potassium/proton antiporter has protein sequence MPSAEPLPTAFLLVLSGVLMAVSVLFSRASGRFGVPVALLFLGIGMAAGSEGPGGIAFEDYGFAFRMGTVALVLILFDGGLNTPLVALRTALRPAAALATLGVLVTAAVVGLAAYTLFGFGWTEAFLLGAIVSSTDAAAVFAVLRGSGLHLKRRVGTTLELESGLNDPMAIILTIALTESLSQGVKPGWELVLHAAVQMAVGGGMGVGIGWAGRHLLKRLRLHAAGLYPVLTLALAFLAFGLPTLLEGSGFLAVYTVGVMLGNETLRYRTGLLRVHDALAWLSQVAMFLLLGLLVFPSQLAGVAGVGLGLSLVLALVARPLAALLCLLPFRFPAGEILFTGWVGLRGAVPVILATYPVLHGAPGAQHIFNVVFFIVVVNGVLPGATVPWVTRKLGLAANVPEAPQAVLEIASTQLLNGEVSSFYIDVASAAAGARISELPFPAASAAMLIVRGQELLAPKGDTVLQRGDHVYVFSHSEDVPFLRLMFGQSEDE, from the coding sequence ATGCCTTCGGCCGAACCCCTTCCTACCGCGTTCCTGCTGGTGCTCTCGGGCGTGCTGATGGCGGTGAGCGTGCTGTTCAGCCGCGCCTCGGGCCGGTTCGGGGTGCCCGTGGCCCTGCTGTTCCTGGGCATTGGCATGGCCGCCGGCTCGGAAGGCCCGGGCGGCATCGCCTTCGAGGACTACGGCTTTGCCTTCCGCATGGGCACGGTGGCCCTGGTGCTCATCCTCTTCGATGGCGGCCTCAACACGCCCCTGGTCGCCCTGCGCACCGCGCTGCGCCCGGCGGCGGCGCTCGCCACGCTGGGGGTGCTGGTCACCGCGGCCGTGGTGGGCCTGGCCGCCTACACGCTGTTCGGCTTCGGCTGGACCGAGGCCTTCCTCTTGGGGGCCATCGTCTCCTCCACGGACGCCGCGGCGGTGTTCGCCGTGCTGCGGGGCAGTGGCCTGCACCTCAAGCGCCGGGTGGGCACCACGCTGGAGCTGGAGTCGGGCCTCAACGACCCGATGGCCATCATCCTCACCATCGCGCTCACCGAGAGCCTGAGCCAGGGCGTCAAGCCCGGCTGGGAGCTGGTCCTGCACGCCGCGGTGCAGATGGCGGTGGGCGGCGGCATGGGCGTGGGGATTGGCTGGGCGGGCCGGCACCTGCTCAAGCGCCTGCGCCTGCATGCCGCGGGGCTCTACCCGGTGCTGACGCTGGCGCTGGCGTTCCTGGCCTTCGGGCTGCCCACGCTGCTGGAGGGCAGTGGGTTCCTGGCGGTGTACACGGTGGGCGTCATGCTGGGCAACGAGACGCTGCGCTACCGCACCGGGCTGCTCCGGGTGCACGACGCGCTGGCCTGGCTCTCCCAGGTGGCCATGTTCCTGCTGCTGGGGCTGCTCGTGTTCCCCTCGCAGCTCGCCGGCGTGGCGGGGGTGGGGCTGGGGCTGAGCCTCGTGCTGGCGCTGGTGGCCCGTCCGCTGGCGGCGCTCCTGTGCCTGCTGCCCTTCCGCTTCCCGGCGGGGGAGATCCTCTTCACCGGCTGGGTGGGGCTGCGCGGCGCGGTGCCCGTCATCCTCGCCACCTACCCGGTGCTGCACGGGGCGCCCGGGGCGCAGCACATCTTCAATGTCGTCTTCTTCATCGTGGTGGTGAACGGCGTGCTCCCCGGGGCCACCGTGCCCTGGGTGACGCGCAAGCTGGGGCTGGCGGCCAATGTGCCCGAGGCCCCGCAGGCGGTGCTGGAGATCGCCTCCACGCAGCTGCTCAACGGTGAGGTGAGTTCCTTTTATATCGATGTGGCCTCGGCCGCGGCGGGGGCCCGCATCTCCGAGCTGCCGTTCCCGGCCGCCTCCGCCGCCATGCTCATCGTCCGGGGGCAGGAGCTGCTGGCCCCCAAGGGCGACACCGTGCTGCAGCGGGGGGACCACGTCTATGTCTTCTCCCACTCGGAGGACGTCCCGTTCCTGCGGCTGATGTTCGGCCAGAGCGAGGACGAGTAA
- a CDS encoding cytochrome P450, with the protein MTRRINLLSDEFRANPYPGYAELRRNRPVTQVEPAGLWAISRYEDVAFVLNTPQSFSPEGLRTVWEPAWLGYNPLAHATVMLEGAAAYPRQAWLKQALGPSALQQLEPRIRQFANALADELLPQKHTDFIASFALPLPALVLGELLGVDAADCRQLKNGSDDFACVLPKVPSDDALRIRNTVTHLTQFLEQHLEQERTAPPAEGLRGLLRAELQAGTMSLREGVELWTFLLVTGLETTVPLLANALLLLAGQPELLAQLRADRSLLPAFLEELLRYDPPTHGILRTALEPVTLSGVTVPEGAVVLALTASAGRDERHYAEPDRFILHREQPTPPVDWGHPTCPVASLANVQARVGLEALLARFEGFAALPADLSWNKALTVRGPHALPLALTPAGDGATSSAWVGSP; encoded by the coding sequence ATGACGCGACGGATCAACCTTCTCTCGGATGAGTTCCGGGCCAATCCCTATCCTGGGTATGCCGAGCTGCGCCGGAACCGCCCGGTCACGCAGGTCGAACCGGCGGGGCTCTGGGCCATCTCCCGGTACGAGGACGTGGCCTTCGTCCTCAACACGCCCCAAAGCTTCTCTCCCGAGGGCCTCCGGACGGTCTGGGAGCCTGCCTGGCTGGGCTACAACCCGCTGGCCCACGCCACGGTCATGCTGGAGGGCGCCGCGGCCTACCCGCGTCAGGCGTGGCTGAAGCAGGCCCTGGGCCCCAGTGCCCTCCAACAACTGGAGCCGCGCATCCGGCAGTTCGCGAATGCCCTCGCGGACGAGCTGCTTCCCCAGAAGCACACGGACTTCATCGCCTCCTTCGCCCTGCCCCTGCCCGCGCTCGTGCTCGGAGAGCTGTTGGGAGTGGACGCGGCGGACTGCCGGCAGCTCAAGAATGGGTCGGATGACTTCGCCTGCGTCCTGCCCAAGGTGCCTTCGGACGATGCCCTTCGCATCCGCAACACCGTGACGCACCTGACGCAGTTCCTCGAGCAGCATCTCGAGCAGGAGCGCACGGCCCCGCCCGCCGAGGGGCTCCGGGGCCTGCTCCGCGCCGAGCTCCAGGCGGGGACGATGAGCCTCCGGGAGGGGGTGGAGCTGTGGACGTTCCTGCTCGTCACCGGGCTGGAGACCACCGTGCCGCTACTGGCCAATGCCTTGCTCCTGCTGGCCGGGCAGCCGGAATTGCTGGCACAGCTGCGCGCGGACCGGAGCCTGCTGCCCGCCTTCCTCGAGGAACTGCTGCGCTATGACCCGCCCACCCACGGCATCCTGCGCACCGCGCTGGAGCCGGTGACGCTGTCCGGGGTGACGGTGCCCGAAGGCGCCGTGGTGCTGGCCCTGACGGCCTCCGCAGGCCGGGACGAGCGCCACTACGCCGAGCCGGACCGCTTCATCCTCCACCGCGAACAGCCCACGCCCCCCGTGGACTGGGGCCACCCCACCTGTCCCGTGGCCTCGCTGGCGAACGTCCAGGCCCGCGTGGGGCTGGAGGCGCTGCTCGCCCGCTTCGAGGGCTTTGCCGCGCTCCCCGCGGACCTGAGCTGGAACAAGGCGCTCACGGTGCGAGGCCCCCACGCCCTGCCGCTGGCGCTCACGCCCGCGGGCGACGGGGCTACTTCTTCGGCTTGGGTGGGAAGTCCTTGA
- a CDS encoding sensor histidine kinase, giving the protein MSGTAPLPTGPLASLTARLLLAFLVPALGFFALMGGGGYALARAILEEELGQSLSAIAAATASQVSGERMLTIEPGDDVQGTRTWRNLTRLLGEVQQASGVRRVYAVDTQGRVRGDAGGGLPVGTEVPELARDRRELARVLAGERTASQVLFTGSDGRPYKTGYAPVWQAGQVVGVVGVEGSAAFFVLLAGLSRAFTVASGAALAVLAVVAVLTARGLARPLRRLMDSALRIGRGDLTTPVPPEPTREIGVLARELEVMRQALESRDRQLKLMLAGVAHEVRNPIGGIELFSGLLAEDVRAGSLAEAGGHVTRIQREVAYLQRIVEDFLAFAREQPLARAPVEAPALLSDACELLAVEAEAKGVRLKVDAAPVRLEADGSLLTAALVNLVKNAVQAAPPGSQVQLTGRSEGERYAIHVQDGGPGVPAPEQERIFEPFFTTREKGTGLGLPLARKIIRAHGGELSLTSSPGHTVFTVTLPLGRPPAASSGAEQSRPPSEV; this is encoded by the coding sequence ATGAGCGGCACCGCCCCCCTGCCCACAGGTCCCCTGGCCTCGCTCACCGCGCGGCTGCTGCTGGCCTTCCTGGTGCCCGCGCTGGGCTTCTTCGCCCTCATGGGCGGGGGCGGGTATGCCCTGGCGCGGGCCATCCTCGAGGAGGAGCTGGGGCAGAGCCTCTCGGCCATCGCCGCCGCCACCGCCAGCCAGGTGAGCGGCGAGCGGATGCTCACCATCGAGCCCGGAGACGATGTGCAGGGCACGCGCACCTGGCGCAACCTCACGCGGCTCCTGGGTGAGGTGCAGCAGGCCAGCGGGGTGCGCCGCGTGTACGCCGTGGACACGCAGGGGCGTGTGCGGGGGGATGCTGGCGGCGGCCTGCCCGTGGGCACCGAGGTGCCCGAGCTGGCGAGAGACCGGAGGGAGCTGGCGCGGGTGCTCGCCGGCGAGCGCACCGCCAGCCAGGTGCTCTTCACCGGCTCGGATGGGCGGCCCTACAAGACGGGCTACGCCCCGGTGTGGCAGGCCGGGCAGGTGGTGGGCGTGGTGGGGGTGGAGGGCAGCGCGGCCTTCTTCGTCCTGCTGGCCGGGCTGTCGCGGGCCTTCACGGTGGCCAGCGGGGCGGCCCTGGCGGTGCTGGCGGTGGTGGCGGTGCTCACCGCGCGGGGGCTGGCGCGCCCGCTGCGCCGGCTCATGGACTCGGCGCTGCGCATTGGCCGGGGAGACCTGACGACGCCCGTGCCCCCCGAGCCCACGCGGGAGATTGGCGTGCTGGCGCGCGAGCTGGAGGTGATGCGCCAGGCGCTGGAGAGCCGGGACCGGCAGCTCAAGCTCATGCTCGCGGGCGTGGCGCACGAGGTGCGCAACCCCATCGGCGGCATCGAGCTGTTCTCGGGCCTGCTCGCCGAGGACGTGCGGGCCGGCAGCCTCGCCGAGGCCGGCGGCCATGTGACGCGCATCCAGCGCGAGGTGGCCTACCTCCAGCGCATCGTCGAGGACTTCCTGGCCTTTGCCCGGGAGCAGCCCCTGGCGCGCGCCCCCGTGGAGGCCCCCGCCCTCCTGTCGGATGCCTGCGAGCTGCTGGCCGTGGAGGCCGAGGCCAAGGGCGTCCGGCTGAAGGTGGACGCGGCCCCGGTCCGCCTGGAGGCGGACGGCAGCCTGCTCACGGCCGCGCTGGTGAACCTGGTGAAGAACGCCGTGCAGGCCGCGCCCCCGGGAAGCCAGGTCCAGCTCACCGGCAGGTCCGAGGGCGAGCGCTATGCCATCCACGTCCAGGACGGCGGCCCCGGGGTGCCCGCCCCCGAGCAGGAGCGCATCTTCGAGCCCTTCTTCACCACCCGGGAGAAGGGCACCGGGCTGGGCTTGCCCCTGGCCCGGAAGATCATCCGGGCCCACGGCGGGGAGCTGTCCCTCACCTCCTCGCCGGGCCACACGGTGTTCACCGTGACGCTACCCCTGGGGCGCCCCCCCGCGGCTTCATCCGGTGCTGAACAGTCCCGGCCCCCTTCAGAAGTTTGA
- a CDS encoding cation:proton antiporter, which produces MHGAHEFLKAITLVLCVAAVTTVLFQRLRQPVVLGYIIAGLIIGPYVAFPLFADPGTVQTLSELGVILLMFSLGLEFSLRKLFSVGPTAGLTAVIQCSLMIWLGFVVGRAFGWTPRESFFTGALLAISSTTIIAKAFDEQGIRGRLREFVVGVLIVEDLIAVLLMAALTAISSGAGLSAGQLALTSGRLVAFLVGLVVVGLLVVPRAMRAVVRLNRPETTLVASVGLCFAVALLAQSFGYSVALGAFLAGSLVAESGEEKVVEHLVLPVKDMFAAIFFVSVGMLIDPKLIAEHWVAIAVLTVVVIVGKIVGVSLGAFLTGNGTRTSVQSGMSLAQIGEFSFIIAGLGLSLKATGEFLYPVAVAVSAITTLTTPLLIRVSGPVANFVDRKLPKPLQTFVALYGSWVEGLRTAPRQKTLGTTVRRLIGLLLLDMALLIGLIIGTSLTLARLTPIIAEKTGLSSSLAEALVIAGAVVLALPFLVGIARLASRLGVTLAEVALPRRPDRKVDLAAAPRRALTVTIQVIVALLLGAPLIAITQPFLSGFTGALLVLVLLSLLGVAFWRSATNLQGHVRAGAQLIVEALAAQSRSKDPGAEPQPLEQVHGMLPGLGEPTPVRLGERSPALGRTLAELNLRGQTGATVLAIQRGEEGISFPTAKEVLRLGDVLALAGTHEAVEAARLLLMPEAGAPPQEGTQLTA; this is translated from the coding sequence ATGCACGGCGCACACGAATTCCTGAAGGCCATCACGCTCGTGCTGTGTGTGGCCGCGGTGACGACGGTCCTGTTCCAGCGGCTTCGCCAGCCGGTGGTGCTGGGCTACATCATCGCGGGGCTCATCATCGGCCCCTACGTGGCCTTTCCGCTCTTCGCGGACCCGGGCACGGTCCAGACGCTCTCGGAGCTGGGCGTCATCCTGCTCATGTTCTCGCTCGGGCTGGAGTTCAGCCTGCGCAAGCTGTTCTCGGTGGGGCCCACCGCGGGGCTCACCGCCGTCATCCAGTGCAGCCTGATGATCTGGCTGGGCTTCGTCGTGGGCCGGGCCTTCGGGTGGACGCCGCGCGAGAGCTTCTTCACGGGCGCGCTCCTGGCCATCTCGAGCACGACCATCATCGCCAAGGCCTTCGACGAGCAGGGCATCCGCGGCCGGCTGCGCGAGTTCGTCGTCGGCGTGCTCATCGTGGAGGACCTCATCGCGGTGCTGCTCATGGCGGCGCTCACGGCCATCTCCTCGGGGGCGGGGCTCTCGGCGGGGCAGCTGGCGCTCACCTCGGGCCGCCTCGTGGCGTTCCTGGTGGGGCTCGTGGTGGTGGGGCTGCTCGTGGTGCCCCGGGCCATGCGCGCGGTGGTGCGGCTCAACCGCCCGGAGACGACGCTCGTGGCGAGCGTGGGCCTGTGCTTCGCCGTGGCGCTGCTGGCCCAGTCGTTCGGCTACTCGGTCGCGCTGGGGGCCTTCCTGGCGGGCTCGCTGGTGGCCGAGTCGGGCGAGGAGAAGGTGGTGGAGCACCTGGTGCTGCCCGTGAAGGACATGTTCGCGGCCATCTTCTTCGTGTCGGTGGGCATGCTCATCGATCCGAAGCTCATCGCCGAGCACTGGGTGGCCATCGCGGTGCTCACGGTGGTGGTCATCGTGGGCAAGATTGTCGGCGTGTCGCTGGGGGCCTTCCTCACCGGCAACGGCACGCGCACCTCCGTCCAGTCGGGCATGAGCCTGGCGCAGATCGGCGAGTTCTCGTTCATCATCGCCGGGCTGGGGCTGTCCCTGAAGGCGACGGGGGAGTTCCTCTACCCGGTCGCCGTGGCCGTCTCCGCCATCACCACGCTCACCACGCCGCTGCTCATCCGCGTCTCGGGGCCCGTGGCGAACTTCGTCGACCGGAAGCTGCCCAAGCCCCTGCAGACGTTCGTGGCCCTCTACGGGAGCTGGGTGGAGGGGCTGCGCACCGCCCCCCGGCAGAAGACGCTGGGCACCACCGTGCGGCGGCTCATCGGGCTGTTGCTGCTCGACATGGCCCTGCTCATCGGCCTCATCATCGGCACGTCCCTCACCCTGGCGCGGCTCACCCCCATCATCGCGGAGAAGACGGGCCTGAGCAGCTCGCTCGCCGAGGCGCTGGTCATCGCCGGCGCGGTGGTGCTGGCGCTGCCGTTCCTCGTGGGGATTGCCCGGCTGGCGAGCCGGCTGGGGGTGACGCTGGCCGAGGTGGCTCTGCCCCGTCGTCCAGACCGGAAGGTGGACCTCGCGGCAGCCCCCCGGCGGGCGCTCACCGTGACGATTCAGGTCATCGTCGCGCTGCTCCTGGGCGCCCCGCTCATCGCCATCACCCAGCCCTTCCTGAGCGGCTTCACCGGGGCGCTGCTCGTGCTGGTGCTGCTGAGCCTGCTGGGCGTGGCCTTCTGGCGCAGCGCCACGAACCTCCAGGGCCACGTCCGGGCGGGGGCCCAGCTCATCGTGGAGGCGCTCGCGGCCCAGTCCCGCTCGAAGGATCCCGGGGCCGAACCCCAGCCCCTGGAGCAGGTCCATGGCATGCTGCCCGGGCTGGGAGAGCCCACCCCCGTGCGGCTGGGGGAGCGCAGCCCCGCCCTCGGCCGCACCCTGGCGGAGCTGAACCTCCGCGGCCAGACGGGGGCCACGGTGCTCGCCATCCAGCGGGGCGAGGAGGGCATCTCCTTCCCCACGGCCAAGGAGGTGCTCCGCCTGGGGGATGTCCTTGCCCTGGCGGGCACCCACGAGGCGGTGGAGGCCGCCCGGCTCCTCCTGATGCCGGAGGCCGGGGCGCCCCCGCAGGAGGGCACCCAGCTCACCGCCTGA
- a CDS encoding lysylphosphatidylglycerol synthase transmembrane domain-containing protein, producing the protein MRTGAALEVTPKEELPAPPPLTGRKRWRWVPGVLLLAAFLLFVLQRPSEERQLGQLFLQARPAWLLVALGLQVSTYVITAFLWKRVLMRTGLHPPVFALARLALMKLAFDQLVPSGGIGGSLVVARGLRKRGASAGAAAASVLVATLSLYAAQALALGLSILFLWSRHQVTELVRWLVIAFAAVLAIVPVALLLLTRPRKQPLGPWTRRVPGLEALLRALAEVPPGLLRNPRLLAEATLCTLGVFLLDAGTLAATLRAIGQSIPLDSAMVSYLIASVAETVSILPGGVGTFEPAAVGMLSLFHVPVEAALAGVLLLRGFTLWLPLPVGLLLLKWNGTPKQQTG; encoded by the coding sequence GTGAGGACTGGCGCCGCCCTGGAGGTGACCCCGAAGGAGGAGCTGCCGGCGCCGCCCCCCCTCACGGGCCGGAAGCGGTGGCGCTGGGTTCCCGGCGTGCTGCTGCTGGCGGCCTTCCTCCTCTTCGTGCTCCAGCGCCCCTCGGAGGAGCGCCAGCTCGGACAGCTCTTTCTCCAGGCGCGTCCCGCGTGGCTGCTGGTGGCGCTGGGGCTCCAGGTGAGCACGTACGTCATCACGGCCTTCCTCTGGAAGCGCGTGCTGATGCGCACGGGCCTCCACCCGCCGGTGTTCGCCCTGGCGCGGCTGGCGCTGATGAAGCTGGCATTTGACCAGCTCGTGCCGAGCGGCGGCATTGGCGGCTCGCTGGTGGTGGCCCGGGGGCTGCGCAAGCGCGGCGCCTCCGCCGGGGCCGCGGCGGCCTCCGTGCTCGTCGCCACGTTGAGCCTCTACGCGGCCCAGGCGCTCGCGCTGGGCCTCAGCATTCTCTTTCTCTGGTCCCGCCATCAGGTGACGGAGCTGGTGCGCTGGCTCGTCATCGCCTTCGCCGCCGTGCTCGCCATCGTCCCCGTGGCGCTCCTGCTGCTGACGCGCCCCCGGAAGCAGCCCCTGGGCCCGTGGACGCGGCGCGTGCCCGGGCTGGAGGCGCTGCTGCGGGCCCTCGCCGAGGTGCCCCCGGGGCTCTTGCGCAACCCCCGCCTGCTCGCGGAGGCCACCCTGTGCACCCTGGGGGTCTTCCTGCTCGATGCCGGCACGCTCGCCGCCACCCTCCGGGCGATTGGCCAGTCCATTCCGCTCGACAGCGCCATGGTCAGCTACCTCATCGCCTCCGTGGCCGAGACGGTGTCCATCCTCCCCGGCGGCGTGGGCACCTTCGAGCCCGCCGCCGTGGGCATGCTGAGCCTCTTCCACGTTCCGGTGGAGGCCGCGCTCGCGGGGGTGCTGCTCCTGCGAGGCTTCACGCTCTGGCTTCCCCTGCCCGTGGGGCTGCTGCTGCTGAAGTGGAATGGCACGCCCAAGCAACAGACGGGTTGA
- a CDS encoding monovalent cation:proton antiporter-2 (CPA2) family protein, producing the protein MSLLQQALVFLAAAVVAVTLFKKLGLGSVLGYLAAGVVIGPWGVGAVPDVQSILHFSEFGVVLLLFLIGLELEPARLWALRRTVFGLGGAQVALTGALLAGVGIATGMRPATAAVVGLGLSLSSTAFALQLLSEKNELPTPHGQASFGILLFQDLAVIPLLALLPLLGSGEAPSSEPGWMAALKGLGVLAVVIGAGRYLVRPLFQRVAAAHSQELFTASALLLVIGTAVLVNAVGLSMALGAFLAGVLLADSEFRHELEADIEPFKGLLLGLFFIAVGMSVNLGLIAAAPLKVLLWVVGLVALKALVLWGLGRWRLGNTESAWSLALIISQGGEFAFVLFSLAVGLQVMEQSLADLMVVTVSLSMAVTPVLFAAYTRWLRPRLRNKAPRAFDVSPQEDHPVLIAGFGRVGQVVGRLLRAKRIGFTALDISSENIEFLKRFGNNTIHYGDASRLDLLRAARADKAKVFVLAIDDIPSSVRTAETVLQHFPHLTVFARARNRQHAYQLMNLGIKNIMRETWASSLEMGGGILEALGLTYSESRSALERFREHDENLLVATAPYHRDEKKLTELAAQARKELESLFEQDAQKS; encoded by the coding sequence ATGTCCCTCCTGCAGCAGGCCCTCGTCTTCCTGGCGGCCGCCGTCGTCGCGGTCACGCTCTTCAAGAAGCTTGGGCTGGGCTCCGTCCTGGGCTACCTGGCGGCGGGGGTCGTCATTGGCCCCTGGGGCGTCGGGGCCGTGCCGGATGTGCAGAGCATCCTTCACTTCTCCGAGTTCGGCGTGGTGCTCCTGCTGTTCCTCATTGGCCTGGAGCTGGAGCCCGCCCGGCTCTGGGCGCTGCGCCGCACGGTGTTCGGGCTCGGCGGGGCCCAGGTGGCCCTCACGGGGGCCCTGCTCGCCGGGGTGGGTATCGCCACCGGCATGAGGCCCGCCACCGCCGCCGTCGTGGGGCTGGGGCTGTCCCTGTCCTCCACCGCGTTCGCGCTCCAGCTCCTGTCCGAGAAGAACGAGCTGCCCACCCCCCATGGGCAGGCCTCCTTCGGCATCCTCCTGTTCCAGGATCTCGCCGTCATCCCCCTGCTCGCCCTGCTGCCCCTGCTGGGCAGCGGGGAGGCGCCCTCCTCGGAGCCGGGGTGGATGGCCGCGCTCAAGGGGCTGGGCGTGCTGGCGGTGGTCATCGGCGCGGGGCGCTACCTGGTGCGCCCCCTCTTCCAGCGCGTGGCGGCGGCCCACAGCCAGGAGCTGTTCACCGCCTCCGCCCTGCTGCTCGTCATCGGCACCGCGGTGCTGGTCAACGCGGTGGGGCTGTCCATGGCCCTAGGCGCCTTCCTCGCCGGGGTGCTGCTGGCGGACTCGGAGTTCCGCCACGAGCTGGAGGCCGACATCGAGCCCTTCAAGGGGCTGCTGCTGGGGCTGTTCTTCATCGCCGTGGGCATGTCGGTGAACCTCGGGCTCATCGCCGCCGCCCCCCTGAAGGTCCTCCTGTGGGTGGTGGGCCTGGTGGCCCTCAAGGCGCTGGTGCTCTGGGGCCTGGGCCGCTGGCGCCTGGGCAACACCGAGTCCGCCTGGAGCCTGGCGCTCATCATCTCCCAGGGGGGCGAGTTCGCCTTCGTGCTGTTCAGCCTGGCGGTGGGGCTCCAGGTGATGGAGCAGTCCCTGGCGGATCTGATGGTGGTGACGGTGAGCTTGTCCATGGCCGTCACCCCCGTGCTGTTCGCGGCCTACACGCGCTGGCTGCGGCCCCGCCTGCGGAACAAGGCCCCTCGCGCCTTCGACGTCTCCCCCCAGGAGGACCACCCCGTGCTCATCGCGGGCTTCGGGCGGGTGGGCCAGGTGGTGGGCCGCCTCCTGCGGGCCAAGCGCATCGGCTTCACCGCGCTGGACATCAGCTCCGAGAACATCGAGTTCCTCAAGCGCTTCGGCAACAACACCATCCACTATGGGGATGCCTCGCGGCTGGACCTGTTGAGGGCCGCACGGGCCGACAAGGCCAAGGTCTTCGTGCTCGCCATCGACGACATTCCGTCCTCCGTGCGCACCGCCGAGACGGTGCTCCAGCACTTCCCCCATCTGACGGTCTTCGCGCGCGCGCGCAACCGCCAGCACGCCTACCAGCTGATGAACCTGGGCATCAAAAACATCATGCGTGAGACGTGGGCCTCCAGCCTGGAGATGGGCGGAGGCATCCTGGAGGCGCTGGGGCTCACCTACTCGGAGAGCCGCTCGGCGCTGGAGCGGTTCCGCGAGCACGACGAGAACCTGCTCGTGGCCACCGCCCCGTACCACCGGGACGAGAAGAAGCTGACCGAGCTGGCGGCCCAGGCCCGCAAGGAGCTGGAGAGCCTCTTCGAGCAGGACGCCCAGAAGTCCTAG
- a CDS encoding DUF4136 domain-containing protein, with product MFRPRQALVPLLVLVLSACAGIETRSDYDPGSVERLNGYRTYAWEPVPQTQSSPIYNPIVEARVRAAVDKQLQAQGYQEVSQNPDFRIGWHGAIDQKLDVQTVDHYYGYAWDPWYSPFYLTPSVPETRIREYQEGTLILDFIDAASKKLVWRGTAQAELKQSASVHKRQERLEEAVRDILKDFPPKPKK from the coding sequence ATGTTCCGTCCTCGCCAGGCGCTCGTTCCCCTGTTGGTGCTGGTCCTCTCCGCCTGTGCGGGCATTGAAACCCGCTCGGATTACGATCCGGGCTCAGTGGAGCGGCTGAACGGCTACCGCACGTATGCGTGGGAGCCCGTGCCGCAAACGCAAAGCTCGCCCATCTACAATCCCATCGTCGAGGCCCGCGTCCGGGCCGCGGTGGACAAACAACTCCAGGCACAGGGCTACCAGGAGGTGTCTCAGAACCCAGACTTCCGGATTGGATGGCATGGCGCCATTGACCAGAAGTTGGATGTGCAGACGGTGGACCACTACTACGGCTATGCCTGGGACCCCTGGTACTCGCCGTTCTACCTGACGCCCTCGGTGCCGGAGACGCGCATCCGCGAGTACCAGGAGGGGACGCTCATCCTCGACTTCATCGATGCGGCCAGCAAGAAGCTGGTGTGGCGCGGCACGGCACAGGCCGAGCTGAAGCAGTCGGCCTCCGTCCACAAGCGCCAGGAACGGCTCGAAGAGGCCGTCCGCGACATCCTCAAGGACTTCCCACCCAAGCCGAAGAAGTAG